The following are encoded together in the Etheostoma spectabile isolate EspeVRDwgs_2016 unplaced genomic scaffold, UIUC_Espe_1.0 scaffold325, whole genome shotgun sequence genome:
- the LOC116686198 gene encoding set1/Ash2 histone methyltransferase complex subunit ASH2 — translation MASEGEAGTAATTEPETGDGDAAFGELPTSMDTESSNGKEGMETAGEGSEAADALTGSGDEESGRQLGDVELQCALCMKWFTADTFGIDTATCLPFMTNYVFHCNVCHHSGNTYFLRKQANLKEMCLTALANLTWRSRTQDEHPKTMFSKDKDIIPFIDKYWECMTTRQRPGKLTWPNNIVKTMSKERDVFLVKEHPDPGSKDPEEEYPKFGLLDQDLGTIGPSYDTQKQTTAAPTAAGLNGGSSFSGALAPGPGKGRGAKRKQQQEGAAAGAAKRTRSDPLFSAQRLPPHGYPLEHPFNKDGYRYILAEPDPHAPDPEKLELDCWAGKPIPGDLYRACLYERVLLALHDRAPQLKISDDRLTVTGEKGYSMVRASHGIRKGSWFFEVTVEEMPPETAARLGWSQPLGNLQAPLGYDKFSYSWRSKKGTRFHQSIGKHYSSSYGQGDTLGFFIELPDATETARALPDTYKDKALIKFKSYLYFEEKDYVDKAEKSLKSMSSSRMIFYKNGVSQGVAFENLFEGMYFPAISLYKSCTVSVNFGPHFKHPPKELKYQPMSDMGWGAVIEHTLADMLYHVETDVDGRRSPPWEG, via the exons ATGGCGTCTGAAGGAGAGGCGGGCACTGCCGCTACAACCGAACCGGAGACCGGAGACGG GGATGCTGCATTTGGGGAACTACCCACCAGCATGGACACGGAGTCCTCCAACGGCAAAGAGGGAATG GAAACGGCCGGCGAGGGCTCGGAGGCTGCGGACGCTCTGACGGGATCCGGAGACGAGGAGAGCGGGCGGCAGCTGGGCGACGTGGAGCTGCAGTGTGCTTTGTGTATGAAGTGGTTCACGGCAGACACGTTTGGCATCGACACCGC GACCTGTCTTCCCTTCATGACTAACTACGTGTTTCACTGCAACGTGTGCCATCACAGCGGCAACACATACTTCCTCAGGAAACAAGCCA ACCTGAAGGAGATGTGTCTCACAGCGCTGGCAAACCTGACATGGCGGTCCAGAACACAGGACGAGCACCCAAAGACCATGTTCTCCAAAGACAAG GATATCATACCGTTCATTGACAAGTACTGGGAGTGCATGACGACCCGTCAGAGACCGGGGAAGCTCACCTGGCCCAACAACATAGTGAAGACAATG AGTAAAGAGCGGGATGTGTTTCTGGTGAAGGAACACCCTGACCCCGGCAGTAAAGACCCAGAGGAGGAGTACCCCAAATTTGGCCTGTTGGACCAG GACCTGGGAACCATCGGACCGTCCTACGACACGCAGAAACAGACCACCGCTGCTCCCACGGCCGCTGGGCTGAACG GTGGATCTTCTTTCTCAG GTGCTTTGGCCCCTGGTCCAGGAAAAGGAAGAGGGGCCAAACgcaagcagcagcaggagggcGCTGCAGCTGGAGCTGCCAAGAGAACCCGAAG CGACCCCCTCTTCTCGGCCCAGCGCCTTCCTCCCCACGGCTACCCGCTGGAGCACCCCTTCAACAAGGACGGGTACCGCTACATCCTGGCCGAACCAGATCCTCACGCTCCGGACCCCGAGAAACTGGAACTGGACTGCTGGGCCGGCAAGCCCATCCCGGGGGATCTGTACCGGGCCTGTCTGTATGAGAGGGTGCTGCTGGCTCTACACGACCGAG cgCCTCAGCTGAAGATCTCCGACGACCGTCTGACGGTGACCGGGGAGAAGGGCTACTCCATGGTGCGAGCGTCCCACGGCATCCGGAAGGGCTCCTGGTTCTTCGAGGTCACCGTAGAGGAGATGCCCCCGGAGACGGCCGCCCGGCTCGGCTGGTCCCAACCACTCG GCAACCTGCAGGCGCCGCTGGGTTACGACAAGTTCAGCTACTCGTGGCGCAGCAAGAAGGGCACGCGGTTCCACCAGTCGATAGGGAAGCATTACTCCTCCAGCTACGGGCAGGGGGACACGCTGGGCTTCTTCATCGAGCTGCCGGACGCCACGGAGACCGCCAGGGCTCTGCCGGACACGTACAAGGACAAG GCACTGATCAAGTTCAAGAGCTACCTGTACTTTGAGGAAAAGGACTATGTCGACAAAGCGGAGAAAAGCCTGAAGTCGATGAGCTCCAGCAGG atGATTTTCTATAAAAACGGAGTGAGCCAAGGCGTAGCCTTTGAAAACCTGTTTGAAGGCATGTACTTCCCTGCCATCTCACTCTACAAGAGCTGCACG GTGTCGGTTAACTTTGGGCCACATTTCAAACACCCTCCGAAGGAGCTGAAGTACCAGCCG aTGAGCGACATGGGCTGGGGAGCTGTGATCGAGCACACGCTGGCTGACATGCTGTACCACGTGGAGACGGATGTGGACGGACGACGTAGCCCGCCGTGGGAAGGATGA